A stretch of DNA from Candidatus Thermoplasmatota archaeon:
ATCTCCCGCTCGTACTCGAGGTGGTCGGGGTATCGCTGCAGGGCGCCGGACGCGTCGCAGGTGGCCTCGAAGTAGGACCGGGCGGCGTGCACGTCGGGCGGGTCGCCGGGCTGCGGATTCGCGACGTAATCGAGGATGGCGCCCCGAAGATCCCCGGCAAGGAGCCGCTTGCCGATGTCCTGCGTGATGGGCCTCAAGCTGCCAAAGCGTTGTGGACCAAACCAGTTGGGCACTCCGCCGAGGGCTTCGATCTCCGAGGCGACGGCGCGGCAACGCTCGAGCGCCTCCTCCAAAGGAGCCTCGAACTCGCGGATCCGGAGGACGAAGCGGTTGCCAAGGAGCTCCCCGATCTTGGGCGCCTTGTCCGCGCGATAGGTGGAGAGGACCTCGACGTCGCGCAGACGCAGGTTCTCGACCGCTTCCTGCGGGGCGCGGATGGCAAGCTGCTGCGTCTTCACGGCGCGCTTGTCCTTGGTGCCGGCAAAGTACACGTCCGACCGGCCGATCGACAGTCGTCGTGCAATCTCGGCCACGAGCCGGTTCGTCTCCCAGTTGCGGGCGCGCACCTGCGCGATCGTGTACTTGCCCCCCGCCTGCGCGGCGGCCGGGGGCTTGGGAATCTCCTCGACGACGAAATCCTCGGGGCTTGCGCGCAGGCGCCCGCCGATTCCCGCCGAGCGCGTGACGTAGTCGCCAAGGCCAAGCTTGCGCTCCTCGGGCGGAGGCTCGCGCAGCGGCAAGAACCGGCCGGGCACGCGCTCCCCGATCACGCCGGGCCCGAGGCCGGCAGCGCGCGGAGAAGCTGCGTCTCGAACTCGTCGTACTGCTCGCGAAGCTCCTTTGCCGCCTGCTTGAGGACCTGCTCGGGCTTGCCCGACTTCACCTCGACGTAGAGGCGGGGCTGGTCGAGGAGCGGGTGCCCCGTGAGGTACGTGGCGGACTCGACCTTGTCCATGGCAAGGAGCTTTT
This window harbors:
- the truD gene encoding tRNA pseudouridine(13) synthase TruD, whose protein sequence is MIGERVPGRFLPLREPPPEERKLGLGDYVTRSAGIGGRLRASPEDFVVEEIPKPPAAAQAGGKYTIAQVRARNWETNRLVAEIARRLSIGRSDVYFAGTKDKRAVKTQQLAIRAPQEAVENLRLRDVEVLSTYRADKAPKIGELLGNRFVLRIREFEAPLEEALERCRAVASEIEALGGVPNWFGPQRFGSLRPITQDIGKRLLAGDLRGAILDYVANPQPGDPPDVHAARSYFEATCDASGALQRYPDHLEYEREILRRLHARPDDWDHALRAFPRNLQNMFLYAYQSLLFNRILAARLDAGLPLADPVPGDLLVAIGRDGTVDRERWIAVTEENREACSRAVGEDDGRVTAILYGYEVPFAGGAMGQLERKVVEQEERLERDRFRMPHLPHLASRGTRREIAMRPDDLSIRGGEDATGPFVELTFRLPKGSYATSLAREFLKASFAAY
- a CDS encoding RpoL/Rpb11 RNA polymerase subunit family protein, with translation MEIRLVEKADNAIEVEFVGENETLLNLLKQKLLAMDKVESATYLTGHPLLDQPRLYVEVKSGKPEQVLKQAAKELREQYDEFETQLLRALPASGPA